One part of the Streptomyces sp. AM 2-1-1 genome encodes these proteins:
- a CDS encoding xanthine dehydrogenase family protein molybdopterin-binding subunit has protein sequence MSHAPQPLGAPVVRREAREKVTGSARYAVEHALPDCLYAWPVPATVPSGRVTAVRTADALALPGVHTVLTHENAPRLQEPDDATLALLQDDRVPHRGWYVALVVADSLEAARAGADAVVTEYAREPHDVLISEDHPGLYTPEKANGGYPAVRERGDFTRAFEDAGVRIDTTYRISPLHNHPMEPHATTARWTDGRLTVHDSSQGSTTVRDTLAAVFGIDTDRVTAISEHVGGGFGSKGTPRPQVVLAAMAALHTGRPVKLALPRRQMPAVVGHRAPTVHRVRIGAGDDGVITALSHEVTTHTSTVKEFVEQAAVPARTMYTSPNSRTTHRVAALDVPSPSWMRAPGEASGMYALESAMDELACALGIDPVELRVRNEPATEPDSGKPFSSRNLVACLREGARRFGWDDRDRRPATRQEGRWLLGTGVASATYPVLVGPSSACAYAAADGSYRIEVNATDIGTGARTVLAQIAASALSTAADRVRVVLGDSDLPDAPLAGGSSGTASWGWAVHKAAARLAAEIAAHSGPLPAEGLTVRADTREETGAESPYARHAFGAHFAETAVDSLTGEVRVRRLLGVYAAGRILNARTARSQFIGGMVMGIGMALTEGSTLDPVYGDFTASDLASYHVPACADVPAVEAHWIDEDDPHLNPMGSKGIGEIGIVGTAAAIGNAVRHATGARLTELPLTPDKVLPYLP, from the coding sequence ATGAGCCACGCCCCTCAGCCGCTCGGTGCTCCCGTCGTCCGCCGCGAGGCCCGGGAGAAGGTCACCGGGAGTGCGCGCTACGCCGTCGAACACGCTCTGCCCGACTGCCTGTACGCCTGGCCCGTCCCGGCCACCGTGCCCAGCGGGCGGGTGACCGCCGTCCGGACCGCCGACGCGCTCGCCCTCCCCGGCGTCCACACCGTGCTCACCCACGAGAACGCGCCCCGCCTCCAGGAGCCCGACGACGCGACCCTCGCGCTGCTCCAGGACGACCGGGTCCCGCACCGCGGCTGGTACGTCGCGCTGGTGGTGGCCGACAGCCTCGAAGCGGCCCGGGCGGGAGCCGACGCCGTCGTCACCGAGTACGCCCGCGAACCGCACGACGTCCTGATCTCCGAGGACCACCCCGGGCTCTACACGCCCGAGAAGGCCAACGGAGGCTACCCGGCGGTCCGCGAACGCGGCGACTTCACCCGGGCCTTCGAGGACGCCGGGGTCCGCATCGACACGACGTACCGGATCAGCCCTCTGCACAACCACCCCATGGAGCCGCACGCCACCACCGCCCGGTGGACGGACGGCAGGCTGACCGTCCACGACTCCAGTCAGGGCTCCACCACGGTCCGCGACACCCTCGCCGCCGTCTTCGGGATCGACACCGATCGGGTGACCGCGATCTCCGAACACGTCGGCGGCGGCTTCGGCTCGAAGGGCACCCCGCGCCCCCAGGTGGTGCTCGCCGCGATGGCCGCGCTGCACACCGGCCGGCCCGTGAAGCTCGCGCTGCCGAGGCGGCAGATGCCCGCCGTCGTCGGCCACCGCGCGCCCACCGTGCACCGCGTCCGCATCGGCGCGGGCGACGACGGCGTGATCACCGCCCTCTCGCACGAGGTCACCACCCACACCTCCACCGTCAAGGAGTTCGTGGAGCAGGCCGCCGTACCGGCCCGGACCATGTACACCTCCCCGAACAGCCGGACCACGCACCGTGTGGCCGCCCTCGACGTACCCAGCCCCTCGTGGATGCGCGCCCCCGGCGAGGCGTCCGGGATGTACGCGCTGGAGTCAGCGATGGACGAACTGGCCTGCGCGCTCGGCATCGACCCCGTCGAGTTGCGGGTACGCAACGAACCGGCCACGGAGCCCGACTCCGGCAAGCCGTTCAGCAGCCGCAACCTGGTGGCCTGCCTGCGCGAGGGCGCCCGGCGCTTCGGCTGGGACGACCGCGACCGCCGCCCCGCCACCCGGCAGGAAGGGCGCTGGCTCCTCGGGACGGGCGTCGCCTCGGCGACCTACCCCGTCCTCGTCGGGCCTTCCTCGGCCTGTGCGTACGCCGCCGCCGACGGGAGCTACCGCATCGAGGTGAACGCCACCGACATCGGCACCGGTGCCCGTACCGTCCTCGCCCAGATCGCGGCATCGGCGCTCTCCACCGCGGCCGACCGGGTCCGGGTCGTCCTCGGCGACAGCGACCTGCCCGACGCGCCGCTGGCCGGCGGCTCCTCCGGCACAGCCTCCTGGGGGTGGGCGGTGCACAAGGCCGCCGCACGACTCGCCGCCGAGATCGCCGCGCACTCCGGGCCGCTGCCCGCCGAGGGCCTGACGGTGCGCGCCGACACCCGCGAGGAGACCGGCGCGGAGTCCCCGTACGCCCGGCACGCCTTCGGCGCCCACTTCGCCGAGACCGCCGTCGACTCGCTCACCGGTGAGGTCCGGGTGCGGCGGCTGCTCGGCGTCTACGCCGCCGGACGCATCCTCAACGCCCGCACCGCCCGCTCCCAGTTCATCGGCGGCATGGTCATGGGCATCGGCATGGCGCTCACCGAGGGCAGCACCCTCGACCCCGTGTACGGCGACTTCACCGCGAGCGACCTCGCCTCCTACCACGTACCGGCCTGCGCCGACGTGCCGGCCGTCGAGGCGCACTGGATCGACGAGGACGACCCCCACCTCAACCCGATGGGCAGCAAGGGGATCGGCGAGATCGGCATCGTCGGCACCGCCGCCGCGATCGGCAATGCCGTGCGGCACGCCACCGGGGCGCGGCTGACGGAACTCCCGCTCACGCCGGACAAGGTC